A genomic window from Lotus japonicus ecotype B-129 chromosome 1, LjGifu_v1.2 includes:
- the LOC130728775 gene encoding probable protein phosphatase 2C 33 has product MTQAVEVLNRYGTDLVGEPRGSDSECLAGFECFLNVVRALGMGSCISEVGAGGGSPPLLTYAQESNLDGGKKRRLRGSSSFDYKVPGRMFLNGSSDVASMYCKQGKKGINQDAMLVWENFGSREDTIFCGVFDGHGPYGHRVAKKVRDSFPLKLISQLELHHKNKDEHNGHNSAAGSYNSEEQFKLVDEKPSPVDHELDGTNSILALRESFLKASKIMDRELKLHREIDCFCSGTTAVTLVKQGLNLVVGNVGDSRAILGTRDHDDSLIAVQLTIDLKPNLPKEEERIKLRKGRVFCLQNEPDVPRVWLPNTDFPGLAMARAFGDFCLKDFGLIAVPDVSYHHLTEKDEFVVLATDGIWDVLSNEEVVDIVASSPRSTAARVLVETAAKAWRSKFPFCKVDDCAAVCLFLNSDSSDKLTQEAATDQLEQSSLLGENGIGVEAEK; this is encoded by the exons ATGACTCAG GCGGTGGAAGTGTTGAATCGGTACGGGACGGATCTGGTGGGAGAACCGAGGGGTTCGGATTCGGAGTGTTTGGCAGGTTTTGAGTGTTTTCTGAACGTGGTGAGGGCATTGGGAATGGGATCATGCATCTCGGAGGTTGGGGCTGGTGGTGGTTCCCCTCCTCTCCTCACTTATGCGCAGGAATCCAACTTGGACGGCGGGAAGAAGAGGAGGTTGAGGGGTTCCTCTTCATTTGACTACAAAGTGCCTGGGAGGATGTTTTTGAATGGGTCAAGCGATGTCGCATCCATGTACTGCAAGCAAGGTAAAAAAGGGATCAACCAAGATGCTATGCTTGTTTGGGAG AACTTTGGTTCAAGGGAGGACACCATTTTTTGTGGTGTTTTTGATGGTCATGGACCTTATGGCCATAGGGTTGCGAAGAAAGTCAGGGATTCTTTCCCTTTAAAGCTCATTTCACAACTGGAATTGCATCATAAGAATAAAGATGAACACAACGGTCACAATAGTGCTGCTGGAAGTTACAATTCCGAAGAGCAATTTAAACTGGTTGATGAGAAACCTAGTCCCGTTGATCATGAGCTTGATGGAACAAATAGTATTTTGGCACTGAGAGAATCTTTTCTAAAGGCTAGTAAGATTATGGACAGAGAGCTGAAGCTGCATCGTGAGATTGATTGTTTTTGCAGTGGGACTACAGCAGTTACTTTGGTCAAGCAG GGGCTGAATCTTGTTGTCGGAAATGTTGGGGATTCAAGAGCTATATTGGGTACCCGAGATCATGATGATTCTCTTATTGCTGTTCAGTTGACCATTGACCTTAAGCCAAATCTTCCAA aggaagaagagaggataAAGCTTCGTAAAGGAAGGGTCTTTTGCCTTCAGAATGAACCTGATGTGCCTCGAGTTTGGCTGCCCAACACTGATTTCCCAGGTCTAGCTATGGCACGAGCTTTTGGAGATTTTTGCCTTAAGGACTTTGGACTGATTGCTGTTCCTGATGTCTCATATCACCACCTTACTGAAAAGGATGAATTTGTTGTGTTAGCAACAGATGGG ATTTGGGATGTTTTATCCAACGAAGAAGTTGTGGACATTGTGGCATCTTCTCCACGGTCTACTGCTGCTCGCGTCCTGGTTGAAACAGCTGCTAAGGCATGGAGGTCAAAATTCCCATTCTGTAAGGTTGATGATTGTGCCGCAGTTTGCCTCTTCTTGAATTCAGATTCAAGTGACAAGTTGACACAGGAGGCAGCAACCGACCAGCTTGAGCAGTCATCTCTACTTGGTGAGAATGGAATTGGAGTGGAAGCTGAAAAATAG